The Flavobacteriales bacterium TMED191 genome includes a window with the following:
- a CDS encoding riboflavin synthase: MFTGIIEQLGKVENLTLNKSNMLITVKCEFIDDLNINQSISHNGICLSVHEMTDTNYTVCAVKETLQKTNLKFLKKGENINLERCLAVGDRIDGHIVQGHVDGTVKCIEKKDLNGSWKLTFEQKSEYNKYVITKGSVALNGISLTISDINPSNNRFSVDIIPYTYDNTNIKDVLEESLVNVEYDIFAKQIAHLQQLS, translated from the coding sequence ATGTTTACCGGAATTATCGAACAATTAGGGAAAGTTGAAAATCTGACATTAAACAAATCTAATATGTTAATTACTGTCAAATGTGAATTCATTGACGATTTAAATATTAACCAAAGTATTAGCCATAATGGCATATGCCTTTCAGTACATGAGATGACAGATACTAATTATACAGTATGTGCAGTAAAAGAGACTCTTCAAAAAACAAACTTAAAATTCTTAAAAAAAGGAGAAAATATTAACTTAGAACGATGCTTAGCTGTTGGAGATAGAATTGACGGACATATTGTTCAAGGACATGTTGATGGAACCGTTAAATGTATTGAAAAAAAAGATTTAAATGGAAGCTGGAAACTAACTTTTGAACAGAAATCAGAATATAACAAATATGTTATAACTAAAGGATCCGTTGCTCTTAACGGTATTAGTCTAACAATTTCGGATATTAATCCTTCTAATAATAGATTTTCCGTCGATATAATCCCCTATACTTACGACAACACAAATATTAAAGACGTTCTTGAAGAATCATTAGTAAATGTAGAATATGATATTTTCGCAAAGCAAATAGCTCATTTACAACAACTTAGCTAA